The Actinopolyspora erythraea genome has a segment encoding these proteins:
- a CDS encoding sensor histidine kinase translates to MSVPADRALGFGGVRTGWSPNDPMASVATAYRITNNIKEGLTGPRVRAAVRDLRRLLRADAVVLSGLSGQREQVGRPDDPGEVGKLVERVLHTETRQGRPPMTAVPLRSSEELLGVLLVCGDVPVSAVNRAADWIEDSLERGRLESSAEQAARSELRALRAEISPHFVYNALTVIGSLVRSEPDRCRELVLDFADFIRYGLARNREYATVSDEFHAIETYLALQRAVLGDRLRVQIRVAPDVLAVSVPYLVLQPLVENAVRHGVQPAFVGRSDGAGLVQVSGEASGNDLVISVEDDGVGMDPAEAEEILAGRGSEHSVGLANVDRRLRSIYGAWYGLVVETARGAGTKVIVRVPMFQPGVVPR, encoded by the coding sequence ATGTCCGTACCCGCCGATCGGGCACTCGGTTTCGGAGGAGTCCGGACCGGGTGGTCACCGAACGATCCGATGGCCTCCGTGGCGACGGCGTACCGGATCACGAACAACATCAAAGAAGGGTTGACCGGTCCGAGGGTCAGAGCCGCCGTTCGGGACCTGCGCAGACTGCTGCGGGCCGATGCGGTCGTGCTGAGCGGGCTGTCCGGGCAACGGGAACAGGTGGGACGTCCGGACGATCCGGGGGAAGTCGGCAAGCTGGTCGAACGAGTGCTGCACACCGAGACCCGGCAGGGAAGGCCTCCGATGACCGCCGTTCCGCTCCGCTCCAGCGAGGAGCTGCTCGGGGTGTTGCTGGTGTGCGGTGACGTGCCGGTGTCGGCGGTGAACCGGGCCGCGGACTGGATCGAGGACTCGTTGGAGCGCGGCAGGTTGGAGAGCTCCGCGGAGCAGGCCGCGCGTTCGGAACTCCGCGCCCTGCGGGCCGAGATCTCCCCTCACTTCGTCTACAACGCGTTGACCGTGATCGGATCACTCGTCCGCTCCGAGCCGGACCGGTGCCGCGAACTCGTGCTCGACTTCGCCGACTTCATCCGCTACGGGCTCGCGCGCAACCGGGAGTACGCCACCGTCTCCGACGAGTTCCACGCCATCGAGACCTACCTCGCGCTGCAGCGCGCGGTGCTCGGTGACCGTCTGCGGGTGCAGATCCGGGTGGCCCCCGACGTGCTGGCGGTCTCGGTGCCCTACCTGGTACTACAACCCCTCGTGGAGAACGCGGTGCGGCACGGCGTCCAGCCCGCCTTCGTCGGTCGTTCCGACGGTGCCGGTCTCGTGCAGGTCTCCGGCGAGGCATCCGGTAACGATCTCGTGATCAGCGTGGAGGACGACGGAGTGGGCATGGACCCGGCGGAGGCGGAGGAGATACTGGCCGGTCGCGGCTCCGAGCACAGCGTCGGACTGGCCAACGTGGATCGCAGGCTCCGGTCGATCTACGGCGCCTGGTACGGACTGGTCGTCGAGACGGCCAGGGGAGCGGGCACGAAGGTGATCGTCCGGGTTCCCATGTTCCAGCCCGGAGTGGTGCCGCGATGA
- a CDS encoding GGDEF domain-containing protein, translating to MTRHFPLLSALVCCYVVAVLAVLGSGVLTAKSALIVDDVAQLISGSAATIACWWRARFNRGSQRLWRLLLGLGTAGWTAGMAVWAWFRTFADIPLPSPSLADVGFLTLPVFALPALLVFAEDSTPVKGITARSSRGTARTRAVLVLDGLIVTGSLFLLTWATALGAVVSSGAPTVPGFVVAVAYPVTDLVLVVIVILLASFRRAGGSLRLLLLGSGLIALSVSDSIFAYLVSSGAPSMNPLFDAGFVAGPALIALAALAPDHRDTGEEHPRRDRAVDWAHLMLPYLPLMVAAGFTTVKTVLGSGSDDLEVVGVFLLFVLVVVRQLVTLIDNAKLLEKVRSAQQDLAHQASHDPLTGLANRTLLYERLSESIRRNRETHYPFGLLYLDLDGFKTVNDTFGHAAGDALLRDVADRLRECVRAADTVARLGGDEFAVLVETERRQDSEQVGGRVLAALQRPFDVEGRSHTIGGSLGVVHCPAGGEISAQTLLHHADVAMYTTKQRRKQRAGVPGPHENPGPEDLTEPVELTAHEDTSTQGDTRLRDDGVSLHN from the coding sequence ATGACCAGACATTTTCCGCTGTTGTCGGCGCTGGTGTGCTGCTACGTCGTGGCGGTGCTCGCCGTGCTGGGAAGTGGGGTGCTCACGGCGAAGTCCGCGCTGATCGTCGACGACGTGGCACAACTGATCAGCGGTAGCGCGGCGACGATCGCGTGCTGGTGGCGGGCCCGGTTCAACAGGGGGAGTCAACGACTCTGGCGGTTGCTGCTGGGACTCGGCACCGCGGGGTGGACCGCGGGCATGGCGGTGTGGGCCTGGTTCCGAACCTTCGCCGACATCCCGCTACCCTCCCCCTCGCTGGCCGATGTCGGCTTCCTGACGCTGCCGGTGTTCGCACTGCCAGCCCTGCTGGTGTTCGCGGAGGACAGCACACCGGTGAAGGGGATCACGGCGCGCTCCTCACGCGGAACGGCTCGCACCCGCGCGGTACTGGTGCTGGACGGTCTGATCGTCACGGGGTCGTTGTTCCTGCTGACCTGGGCGACCGCCCTGGGAGCCGTGGTGAGTTCCGGAGCGCCCACCGTGCCGGGATTCGTGGTCGCGGTGGCCTACCCCGTCACCGATCTCGTGCTCGTGGTGATCGTGATCCTGCTCGCCTCGTTCCGGCGTGCCGGCGGCAGCCTCCGCCTGCTGCTGCTGGGTTCCGGCCTGATCGCGCTGTCGGTCTCCGACAGTATCTTCGCCTACCTGGTCAGCAGCGGAGCCCCCAGCATGAACCCGCTGTTCGACGCGGGTTTCGTGGCGGGACCGGCCCTGATCGCGCTGGCGGCGCTCGCCCCCGACCACCGCGACACCGGCGAGGAGCACCCCCGCCGGGACCGGGCGGTCGACTGGGCGCACCTGATGCTGCCGTACCTGCCGCTGATGGTCGCGGCCGGCTTCACGACCGTGAAGACCGTCCTCGGCTCCGGCAGCGACGACCTGGAAGTCGTCGGGGTGTTCCTGCTGTTCGTGCTGGTCGTGGTACGACAGCTGGTCACGCTCATCGACAACGCCAAGCTCCTGGAGAAGGTGAGGAGCGCCCAGCAGGATCTGGCGCACCAGGCTTCGCACGACCCGCTGACCGGGCTGGCGAACCGCACGTTGCTCTACGAGAGGCTCAGCGAGAGCATAAGACGCAACCGCGAGACGCACTACCCGTTCGGGTTGCTGTACTTGGACCTCGACGGCTTCAAAACCGTCAACGACACCTTCGGCCACGCCGCGGGGGACGCGTTGCTGCGCGACGTCGCCGACAGGCTCCGCGAGTGCGTGCGCGCGGCCGACACCGTGGCACGCCTCGGCGGGGACGAGTTCGCGGTGCTGGTGGAAACGGAACGCAGGCAGGACTCCGAACAGGTCGGCGGCAGGGTCCTCGCGGCGCTGCAACGTCCCTTCGACGTCGAGGGGCGCAGCCACACGATAGGCGGCAGCCTCGGTGTCGTGCACTGCCCCGCCGGCGGGGAGATCTCGGCACAGACCCTGCTGCACCACGCGGACGTGGCGATGTACACCACGAAACAACGGCGGAAGCAGCGAGCTGGCGTACCCGGCCCCCACGAGAACCCCGGCCCGGAGGACCTCACGGAGCCCGTGGAGCTCACGGCCCACGAGGACACCTCGACCCAGGGTGACACCCGGCTCCGCGACGACGGCGTGTCACTGCACAACTGA
- a CDS encoding cyclase family protein, whose product MNWGAGLAASAGLARSARPDSGGGGRPRFDPTDMRLVSLSHVNDPETTNVYPGDPEFTLSTVASLEEDGFYLQYVREGEHTGTHFGAPCHFNAGEPSADELDPEDLMLPAVKLDIRDRAERDPDYAVTVEDLWRFEREHGPIPEGAAVVLWTGWQEKWGTPAFYNFDEQGRMHQPGFAPEAVSWLLETGRLGYRGALGTDTFSPDVGIDDRYRVSLMLYRRHRISLEVLANLERLPVTGGWVLAGGPAHRNGSGATATVFGMLPRY is encoded by the coding sequence ATGAACTGGGGTGCGGGACTGGCTGCCTCGGCGGGACTGGCTCGTTCCGCCCGCCCGGACTCCGGGGGTGGCGGCAGGCCGAGGTTCGACCCGACCGATATGCGACTGGTCAGTCTCTCGCACGTCAACGACCCGGAAACCACCAACGTCTACCCGGGCGATCCGGAGTTCACCCTGAGCACGGTCGCTTCCCTCGAGGAGGACGGTTTCTACCTGCAGTACGTGCGGGAGGGGGAGCACACCGGTACGCACTTCGGCGCGCCCTGCCACTTCAACGCGGGTGAGCCCAGCGCCGACGAGCTGGATCCCGAGGACCTGATGCTGCCCGCGGTCAAACTCGACATCCGGGACCGGGCCGAACGGGACCCCGACTACGCCGTGACCGTGGAGGACCTGTGGCGGTTCGAACGTGAGCACGGGCCCATCCCGGAGGGGGCCGCGGTGGTGCTGTGGACCGGGTGGCAGGAGAAGTGGGGCACCCCGGCCTTCTACAACTTCGACGAGCAGGGGCGGATGCACCAGCCGGGGTTCGCGCCGGAGGCGGTGAGCTGGCTGCTGGAGACCGGCCGGCTGGGCTACCGAGGGGCCCTCGGCACGGACACCTTCAGCCCCGACGTGGGAATCGACGACCGCTATCGGGTCTCGTTGATGCTGTACCGGCGGCACCGCATCAGTCTGGAGGTGCTGGCCAACCTGGAGCGGCTGCCGGTCACCGGTGGATGGGTGCTGGCGGGCGGCCCGGCCCACCGTAACGGCTCGGGCGCCACGGCGACGGTGTTCGGGATGTTGCCGAGGTACTGA
- a CDS encoding cytochrome P450 family protein, with translation MTSHRRLRELLADNRVSKDPRQHWPSWINGDVPENWALASWVAVRNMFTAHGREHRRLRSLVSTAFTPRRIAAMRPYVEAVTTELLDELAAPSARGGVDLRERFAYPLPISVICHLFGVPDEARPGLRRIVDGVFDTSATPEQVQATQHELYSLLNELVATKRADPGDDLTSVLLRARDENEGKLDERELVDTLILLIGAGYETTVNLLDHAITAMLRHPEQLALVRDGSVSWEQVVTETLRWQAPLANVPLRYAIEDIEIDGVVIRAGEPILASYAAAGRDPERYERPDEFDVTRPDNGDHLAFGHGAHYCLGAPLARLEAEIALPALFDRFPGMRLAVPDSELRPAGGFIANGHASLPVMLDGLPNPRGGSATR, from the coding sequence GTGACCAGTCACCGGCGATTACGGGAGCTGCTCGCGGACAACCGGGTTTCCAAGGATCCGCGACAGCACTGGCCGAGCTGGATCAACGGTGACGTGCCGGAGAACTGGGCGCTGGCGAGCTGGGTCGCGGTCCGCAACATGTTCACCGCGCACGGCCGGGAGCACCGCAGGCTCCGTTCGCTGGTGTCCACGGCGTTCACCCCGCGCCGGATCGCCGCGATGCGTCCTTACGTCGAGGCGGTCACCACCGAGCTGCTCGACGAGCTGGCCGCCCCGTCCGCCCGGGGCGGTGTCGACCTGCGCGAGCGGTTCGCCTATCCGCTGCCCATCTCGGTGATCTGCCATCTGTTCGGGGTTCCCGACGAGGCCAGGCCGGGCCTGCGCCGTATCGTCGACGGGGTGTTCGACACCTCCGCCACACCGGAGCAGGTCCAGGCCACGCAGCACGAACTCTACTCGCTGCTCAACGAGCTGGTGGCCACCAAACGCGCCGATCCCGGCGACGACCTGACCAGCGTGCTGCTGAGGGCGCGCGACGAGAACGAGGGCAAGCTCGACGAGCGCGAACTCGTCGACACGCTGATCCTGCTGATCGGTGCCGGGTACGAAACCACCGTCAACCTGCTCGACCACGCCATAACCGCCATGCTGCGCCACCCCGAGCAGCTGGCCCTGGTCCGTGACGGTTCGGTCTCCTGGGAACAGGTGGTCACCGAGACGCTGCGGTGGCAGGCGCCGCTGGCCAACGTTCCGCTGCGTTACGCCATCGAGGACATCGAGATCGACGGCGTCGTCATCCGCGCCGGAGAGCCCATCCTGGCGAGTTACGCCGCGGCCGGTCGTGATCCGGAGCGCTACGAACGCCCCGACGAGTTCGACGTCACCCGTCCGGACAATGGTGACCATCTGGCGTTCGGGCACGGTGCGCACTACTGCCTCGGAGCCCCGCTGGCGCGGTTGGAGGCCGAGATCGCGCTACCGGCCCTGTTCGACCGGTTCCCGGGGATGCGTCTCGCGGTCCCGGACTCCGAACTCCGACCGGCCGGCGGGTTCATCGCCAATGGCCACGCCTCCCTCCCGGTGATGTTGGACGGGCTCCCGAACCCCAGGGGAGGATCCGCCACCCGGTAG
- a CDS encoding cytochrome P450, whose product MAETTHDATAAPSGCPMHAAPTPIHDHVFAADPDGVYAELREQGPLASVELAPGVPATLVLDHETALSVLRDPDTFPKDSRAWQREAPADSPVVAMMMYRDNVLFQDGPDHDRLRQAITDSLGRVDAFTLRRYVTESAESLIRDFGPNGRADLLAEYARVLPLLVLNRLFGSPPELTTRMVDAITALWDGVDTEQANLELGKCIAELVALRRDQPSSDITTWLLRHEADLDDEEMVQQLVVLMGAGAEPMQNLIANALRLWLSDDRFAGDLSGGRLPVEDAIDEVLWKQPPLANYAITFPTREVELAGTPLPAHQPVVIGIAAANTDPALRDSRRDGNRAHLAWSAGPHTCPARGTARLIASVAIETILDTLPDMDLAVPADELEWRPGPFHRALTALPVHFPPVQEPDRRDETPGESGQWSTRPAHTSWIQPETTSTPRRAGSVITGPSRALSYLGEWLLGR is encoded by the coding sequence ATGGCAGAAACCACCCATGACGCGACGGCGGCACCGTCCGGTTGCCCGATGCACGCCGCGCCCACCCCCATCCACGACCACGTCTTCGCCGCCGATCCGGACGGCGTCTACGCCGAGCTGCGCGAGCAGGGGCCGCTCGCCTCGGTCGAACTGGCCCCGGGGGTTCCGGCCACCCTCGTGCTCGACCACGAGACCGCCCTTTCGGTGCTGCGTGATCCCGACACCTTCCCCAAGGACTCCCGTGCCTGGCAGCGCGAGGCACCCGCGGACAGCCCGGTCGTGGCGATGATGATGTACCGGGACAACGTGCTGTTCCAGGACGGGCCCGACCACGACCGGCTGCGCCAGGCCATCACCGACAGCCTCGGCAGGGTCGACGCCTTCACGCTGCGCCGCTACGTCACCGAGAGCGCGGAAAGCCTCATCCGGGACTTCGGCCCCAACGGGCGCGCCGACCTGCTCGCCGAGTACGCCCGGGTGCTGCCGCTGCTGGTGCTCAACCGGCTGTTCGGCAGTCCACCGGAGCTGACCACGCGCATGGTGGACGCGATCACCGCGCTGTGGGACGGGGTGGACACCGAGCAGGCCAACCTGGAGCTCGGCAAGTGCATCGCCGAGCTGGTCGCGTTGCGTCGTGACCAGCCCTCGTCCGACATAACCACCTGGTTGCTGCGGCACGAGGCCGACCTCGACGACGAGGAGATGGTGCAGCAGCTCGTGGTGCTGATGGGGGCCGGTGCCGAACCGATGCAGAACCTGATCGCCAACGCGCTGCGGCTGTGGCTGTCCGACGACCGCTTCGCGGGTGACCTGTCCGGAGGGCGGCTGCCGGTGGAGGACGCCATCGACGAGGTGCTGTGGAAGCAGCCGCCGTTGGCGAACTACGCGATCACCTTTCCCACCCGCGAGGTGGAACTGGCGGGAACTCCGCTCCCCGCGCACCAACCCGTGGTGATCGGCATCGCCGCGGCCAACACCGATCCCGCACTGCGGGATTCCCGCCGCGACGGCAACCGCGCCCACCTGGCCTGGAGCGCCGGACCGCACACCTGCCCGGCACGAGGCACGGCTCGTTTGATCGCCTCTGTTGCGATCGAGACCATTTTGGATACCTTGCCCGATATGGACTTGGCTGTGCCCGCCGACGAGTTGGAGTGGCGACCCGGGCCCTTCCACCGTGCTCTGACCGCGCTGCCGGTGCACTTCCCGCCTGTCCAGGAACCTGACCGTCGTGACGAGACACCTGGAGAAAGCGGCCAATGGAGCACTCGTCCTGCCCACACGTCCTGGATCCAGCCGGAGACGACATCCACGCCGAGGCGCGCCGGCTCCGTGATCACGGGCCCGTCGCGCGCGTTGAGTTACCTGGGGGAGTGGTTGCTTGGTCGGTGA
- a CDS encoding GTP-binding protein: MGSEPSGEVYLPDTVRTAVKVLIVGPFAVGKSTFVNTLSEIEPLHTEETMTRDGAVVDDLHGITDKTTTTVALDFGRRTLSDRVVLYMFGTPGQQRFLSMWEDLAHGALGALVLADVARLEESFDVISVLEDRGLPYGVAINDFDTVEVPPHEELREAFDLLPEVPLVTCDARDRSATARAMVSLVEHVLASPLQHAQESA; the protein is encoded by the coding sequence ATGGGCTCAGAGCCCTCCGGTGAGGTGTACCTGCCGGACACCGTCCGTACCGCCGTCAAGGTCCTGATCGTGGGGCCGTTCGCGGTGGGCAAGAGTACCTTCGTGAACACGCTGTCCGAGATCGAACCGCTGCACACCGAGGAGACGATGACCCGCGACGGGGCCGTCGTCGACGACCTGCACGGGATCACGGACAAGACCACCACCACCGTGGCGCTGGACTTCGGCCGCCGAACGCTCAGCGACAGGGTGGTGCTCTACATGTTCGGGACTCCGGGACAGCAGCGTTTCCTGTCGATGTGGGAGGACCTCGCGCACGGAGCGCTGGGAGCGTTGGTGCTGGCCGACGTGGCACGTCTCGAGGAGTCCTTCGACGTGATCAGCGTGCTCGAGGACCGGGGGCTGCCCTACGGAGTGGCGATCAACGATTTCGACACCGTCGAGGTGCCACCTCACGAGGAGTTACGCGAGGCCTTCGACCTGTTGCCGGAGGTCCCGCTGGTCACCTGCGACGCCCGTGATCGTTCCGCCACCGCGCGGGCGATGGTCTCCCTCGTCGAGCACGTGCTCGCCTCTCCCCTCCAACACGCCCAGGAGTCCGCTTGA
- a CDS encoding DUF742 domain-containing protein codes for MSPPRRRDREALVRPYLITGGRAHPTRNTLDLTTLIQATRHADPSLLSPEQRRTLRLCSGGSLSIAEIAAHLELPASVTRVIVADLVDQGHLATLSTEWQEHGPDRELLQEVLDGLRALR; via the coding sequence ATGAGTCCGCCACGGCGGCGGGACCGGGAGGCGTTGGTACGTCCCTACCTGATCACGGGGGGACGTGCTCACCCGACCAGGAACACTCTCGATCTCACCACGCTCATCCAGGCCACGCGGCACGCCGACCCGTCGCTGCTCTCACCGGAGCAACGCCGGACGCTGCGGCTGTGCTCCGGTGGATCCCTGTCGATCGCCGAGATAGCCGCTCACCTCGAGTTACCCGCCAGCGTCACCAGGGTGATAGTGGCCGATCTGGTGGATCAGGGACATCTGGCCACGCTGTCCACCGAGTGGCAGGAGCATGGGCCGGACCGCGAACTACTGCAGGAGGTGCTTGATGGGCTCAGAGCCCTCCGGTGA
- a CDS encoding roadblock/LC7 domain-containing protein, with product MSTNTVRRPELRWMLDDVLLPEVRSAVVLARDGLVITATGEISEADADRFAACLASLRGSSAAATEFCGGSSEAQPAWNQTLIEFDTGYIFLIAAGPHAYMGVSTTKKVDMGPATQRFHAVVQKLGTELGTVPRSGDSDRS from the coding sequence ATGAGTACGAACACCGTCCGGCGCCCGGAACTACGTTGGATGCTCGACGACGTGCTGCTGCCGGAGGTGCGCAGCGCCGTTGTCTTAGCCAGAGACGGATTAGTGATCACCGCCACGGGCGAGATCAGCGAGGCCGACGCCGACCGGTTCGCCGCGTGCCTGGCCTCGCTGCGCGGCTCCTCGGCCGCCGCCACCGAGTTCTGCGGCGGTTCGTCGGAGGCACAGCCCGCGTGGAACCAGACGCTCATCGAGTTCGACACCGGCTACATCTTCCTCATCGCGGCCGGACCGCACGCCTACATGGGCGTCTCGACCACCAAGAAGGTGGACATGGGGCCCGCTACGCAGCGGTTCCACGCGGTGGTGCAGAAATTGGGCACCGAGCTGGGAACCGTGCCCCGTTCCGGGGACAGTGACCGCTCATGA
- a CDS encoding ATP-binding protein, which translates to MVRSAGAAGLTALAVAGAAAIARQRQRIVELVREREQYLAELEHLRTKRLPALAESLNGMSTAPVPGPLRQADGTPVSESLAELVDGIERVVRATREHTEQASRRTLTGVLDTVRGLAAEQHMAVSDMQHRHDDADVLADLYTIDHAGSQLSRRLRGFAVLFGAWIGQQRSATSLQDILRGAQSQIRDYQRISVSANNPSTEGESVGDLGVVTRVVEPLVLLVAELLDNAARYSPPYAQVAVGVQPAHNGVAVTIDDAGVGMPLEERRRAERLLSKQEVALDEIGDPPRVGFAVVGLLAARYGLTVSVDAPPLYGGMRAVVFVPNELLTHIEIPEESPVREKAASEAADSGERDAARSRQRTSGGLPKRSRRRREATTEQAEAAPPDSSDSAAGLAAWQQASESNSAFPVGENEDEDTHA; encoded by the coding sequence GTGGTGCGATCGGCGGGCGCCGCCGGTTTGACCGCGCTGGCGGTAGCCGGTGCTGCGGCCATCGCTCGCCAGCGACAGCGAATAGTGGAACTCGTCAGGGAACGCGAGCAGTACCTCGCCGAGCTCGAACACCTGCGGACCAAGCGGTTGCCCGCGTTGGCCGAGTCCCTCAACGGGATGTCGACCGCTCCGGTGCCGGGGCCGTTGCGACAGGCGGACGGCACCCCGGTCTCCGAGTCCCTCGCCGAACTCGTCGACGGCATCGAACGGGTCGTGCGCGCCACCCGTGAGCACACCGAACAGGCCTCGCGGCGGACCCTGACCGGGGTGCTGGACACCGTGCGGGGCCTGGCCGCGGAACAGCACATGGCCGTGTCGGACATGCAGCACCGCCACGACGACGCCGACGTGCTCGCCGACCTCTACACCATCGACCACGCGGGCTCGCAGCTCAGCAGGAGGCTGCGCGGCTTCGCCGTGCTGTTCGGGGCCTGGATCGGTCAGCAGCGCTCTGCCACGAGCCTGCAGGACATACTCCGGGGAGCCCAGTCGCAGATCAGGGACTACCAGCGCATCTCGGTCAGCGCCAACAACCCGAGTACCGAGGGCGAGTCCGTCGGCGACCTCGGAGTGGTCACTCGCGTGGTGGAGCCGCTCGTGCTGCTCGTCGCGGAGCTGTTGGACAACGCCGCGCGCTACTCGCCGCCGTACGCGCAGGTCGCGGTCGGAGTGCAGCCGGCGCACAACGGCGTCGCCGTCACCATCGACGACGCAGGGGTCGGCATGCCGCTGGAGGAGCGGCGTCGCGCCGAACGGCTGCTGTCGAAACAGGAGGTGGCCCTCGACGAGATCGGTGATCCACCACGGGTCGGGTTCGCCGTCGTCGGGCTGTTGGCCGCGCGCTACGGGCTTACCGTCTCGGTGGACGCCCCGCCGCTCTACGGGGGTATGCGAGCCGTGGTGTTCGTGCCGAACGAGTTGCTGACCCACATCGAGATCCCGGAGGAGAGCCCGGTTCGGGAGAAGGCCGCTTCGGAGGCGGCCGACAGCGGTGAGCGGGACGCCGCGCGGTCCCGGCAACGTACCTCCGGCGGGCTGCCCAAGCGCAGCCGCAGGAGGCGGGAGGCCACCACCGAACAGGCCGAGGCGGCACCCCCCGACAGTTCCGACAGCGCGGCGGGACTGGCCGCCTGGCAGCAGGCCAGCGAGTCCAACAGCGCCTTCCCAGTCGGCGAGAACGAGGATGAGGACACCCACGCATGA
- a CDS encoding SRPBCC family protein: MVEPTASAHVDVTASPEAVYRMLTDLDVLAEVSEELESCAWLDASSPRPGVRFRGFNRNGDKSWSTVATIRAAESGRRFAFDVDDGDTPVSHWSYELVPTDAGCRVVESTWDRRPSWYTPVSAETTGESDREGANQRNIEHTLRALKKLVERD, encoded by the coding sequence GTGGTTGAACCGACGGCGAGCGCACATGTCGATGTGACCGCGTCACCGGAGGCTGTCTACCGGATGCTCACCGATCTCGACGTTCTCGCCGAGGTCTCCGAGGAGCTCGAGAGCTGTGCCTGGTTGGACGCGTCGTCACCGCGACCGGGGGTGCGGTTTCGCGGTTTCAACCGCAACGGTGACAAGTCCTGGTCGACAGTGGCCACGATCCGTGCCGCCGAGAGTGGGCGGCGGTTCGCGTTCGACGTCGACGACGGGGACACGCCGGTCTCGCACTGGAGTTACGAGCTGGTTCCCACCGACGCGGGATGTCGCGTCGTGGAGAGCACCTGGGACCGGCGGCCGTCCTGGTACACCCCCGTGAGCGCCGAGACCACCGGCGAGTCCGACCGGGAAGGGGCCAACCAGCGCAACATCGAGCACACACTCCGTGCGCTGAAGAAGCTGGTCGAGCGGGACTGA